The genomic DNA AGCAGCGTGAGTTGCTGACCGCCATCGAAACCGAGGTGGCCGGGAAATTCAGCCAAGCCGTCTTTCTGGATTTGCATACGACCTCTGCGGCAGGCGCGCCGTTCGGCCTGATCAGCGATACGCTGGTCAATCGGCGTTACGCACAACGTTTGCGCACACCCATTATTCTGGGTTTGGAAGAGAGCCTCGAAGGCACGTTGCTGAATTATATCAATGAACTCGGACACGCGGCGCTGGGGTTTGAAGCGGGACAGCACGCGTCGGCCCTGGCGCTGAAAAATCACGAAGCCGCGCTCTGGACGACGTTGGTGACAGCCGGTTGTTTGCCGCCTGAACACGTCCCCAATTGGCACGGATTGCAGCGCACTTTACGCGAAGCGAGCCGCAGTCTGCCGCCCGTGCTTGAGGTGCGTTATCGCCATGCCATCCGGCCTGCCGATCAATTTGTGATGGAGCCAGGGTTCGTCAATTTTCAGCCGGTAGAGCGCGGTGAGTTGCTGGCGCACGACCGGAATGGCGCAGTGCGCGCGGCAGAGACGGGGTATTTATTTATGCCGCTCTATCAGGCACAAGGCGAAGACGGATTTTTTCTGATTCGCGCGATTCGGCCTTTCTGGCTGGAGTTGGCGGCTTGGTTACGGCGCTTGCGCCTGGATCGGTTGTTGGCCTGGTTGCCCGGTGTGCGGCGTTTGCCCGAAGACAAGAACTCACTGCTGATTGATCCGCAAATTGCGCGTTGGTATGTGCTTGAGATTTGCCACCTGCTCGGCTTTCGCAAACAGGCGCGCCAGGGAAATAAGTTGCTGGTCACGCGCCGCCGCCAATCCGAAGCAGATTGAGACGTCTGCGTGCACAGCGGCGAAACGGCAATTGTCCATCACGCAATAAACAATTGCCGCGCCGCTGTTCTGCCCAAGGTGCAATAAGGAAACTCCTATGCATACTTCCTTACCGCGACTGCGGGCAAACTGAAAAAGAGTTTCGTGACCACGGAAAAGAGTCTCAGGTGCTGGTCCGGCCCTTTTCCGTGGCGTGGAGTGTGAGGTTCGCCTGAAATCAGAGTTGCCTCACCCACTGTCCAAAATCGCAGTCAGGTTTGCGGCCTGGCGACGAAGGCGCGTTACTTTTTCACGCTATGTGATTTGTGGCTTTTCTTGTGCTTTTTCTTGGCCACGGGCGTGACCGCCGTGCGGCTGGTCTGTGCTTGCAGAACCGGCTTGGCTTTGGCTGCCGCAGCGTGCGTGCCAGCCAAAGCGCCAGCCGCCAGGAACAGGGAAAGCGAAAGCGTTGCGATTGTCTGTTTCATATAGGTCTCCTTACGGCTCGGTTAAAAGAGCCGTCTCTGTTTGTGGTGGTACTCTCATTCAAACCAGCAGCGAGTAGTGGCATTTGCCGGTGACGCTGGCGCAAAGACTTTGGCAAGGCCTGTGCCGCACAAATCAGCAGTATTGACAGGCATTTCAGCGCACACCTCTAACCACTCGGCGGTCAAACAGCCGCTTCGGATGAAACTGCGTTGCCGTTTGTGGCGCTTTTGTTACGCCCCAACAAATGCGACACGCACAACTGCCTCGTTAGGCAGAAATGTGATTGGAATGAATGGTGGAAAGAGGTGGGGCACGCCCGCGCAGCAGGGCAAAGCCGGATTGTTGCTGCTGCCAGCGCGTGGTGAAATGAAAGGCGGAATATCTGAGGGCTGGTGGTGCAAGCACGGCATCGGCGAGACAGCCAAACAGCTTGAGGCCCGCGTCCGTCGCGCTATCTTTGCCAGCATTGGCAGTCTCGATCTCTGCCTGAGTTGCATCCAATGGCCAGGTTGGCCCATCGTCGGTTCGACTGAGTTGGCCGGTGTTGTCCCGTTCCAGCGCTGACTGACCCGCTGCGGCAAACAATGGTAACCAAGCGGCCAGCAACGAGGCTTGTACGATCAATACGCAAAAGCGCCGGATGTTTGTAAGCTTGATCATAGCTGTTGTTTCGCCGATCAACTTGGTGGATGAGCAGGTCGGCCAAACGGCCTTGCCTCATTGTCAAACTTAACGCAAAGGCTATCTAACTGACGCTTGCAACTTGACCATTCTATTGATGTATTACTGAAGTAGTGCAACTTGGATGCCAGCGTATCAAAGTGCGCTTAACTCTCGCTACCTCGCAACACCGCGGCAGGGCGGTCAATTTTTTGGAGCAACGCGGAAATATCAAACGCAGCTTCGGCGAAAGTGTGTGGTTGGTCAAGCTCATTTTGGCTCACATCCTGGTGGAGGCGCGTAAACTAGCGGATCAAATGTTTGTCGAAACCCATTGCTACCAATTGCTCATAGGCCTGCCACACCTCAGCCGGGATCGGTTGAGGGATTTGAAAGCCTTTGGCCGGATAGTCACGGATGCGTTGCAGATCGCC from Acidobacteriota bacterium includes the following:
- a CDS encoding succinylglutamate desuccinylase/aspartoacylase family protein, whose translation is MFRELAATAIQPGAFPRRLGSYGGTTYGPLVVCVGGMHGNEPAGVRALERVLQHLRQTRPPFNGKLVALAGNVGALARGQRFVQRDLNRMWSPARIRQLKTGNLLEIETAETAEQRELLTAIETEVAGKFSQAVFLDLHTTSAAGAPFGLISDTLVNRRYAQRLRTPIILGLEESLEGTLLNYINELGHAALGFEAGQHASALALKNHEAALWTTLVTAGCLPPEHVPNWHGLQRTLREASRSLPPVLEVRYRHAIRPADQFVMEPGFVNFQPVERGELLAHDRNGAVRAAETGYLFMPLYQAQGEDGFFLIRAIRPFWLELAAWLRRLRLDRLLAWLPGVRRLPEDKNSLLIDPQIARWYVLEICHLLGFRKQARQGNKLLVTRRRQSEAD